The Bdellovibrionales bacterium CG10_big_fil_rev_8_21_14_0_10_45_34 sequence ACAAACTGAGTTGAGCTTGAAACATAAGGTGCTTTAAAGTTTTCTTTTTCTTCGAAGCCAAAGCCTGTAGCGACAACTGTAACCCGAATGTCATCTTTCATCTCTTCGTCGATAACAGCGCCAAAAATAATCTCGGCATCTTCGTGGGCGGCGTCAGTAATCAACGTCGCGGCTTCATTTACTTCATGAAGGCTCATTGATAATCCACCAGTAATGTTGATTATCACTCCTGTGGCACCGTCGATAGAAATGTTCTCTAATAGCGGAGAAGAAATAGCATTGGTTGCAGCTTCGATAGCGCGATTCTCTCCGCTGGATAAACCGGAGCCCATAAGTGCCATCCCCTTAGAAGCCATAACTGTTCGCACATCCGCAAAGTCCAAATTGATAAGACCGCGAATGTTGATCAAGTTGGAGATTCCCTGAACCGCTTGCAAAAGCACTTCGTTGGCTTTCTTAAGCGTTTCTAGAAAAGGAGTTTTCTCTGCAGAAATTGTCAGCAGTTTTTGATTAGGGATTACAATCAGAGTATCAACGTTTTCTTTGAGCTCTTGGATTCCAGCCTCTGCATGCCTACGCTTACGCGGTCCTTCAAAAAGGAATGGTTTTGTGACCACACCAATAGTAAGAGCACCTAATTCACGTGCAATCTTAGCAACAACGGGTGCGCCGCCCGTTCCAGTTCCACCGCCCATACCGGCGGTAACAAAGACCATGTCTGCTCCTTCAAGAACAGCAACGATGTCGTTGTAAGACTCCACGGCAGCTCGGCGACCGATGTCGGGATTTGCTCCTGCTCCGAGCCCTTTTGTGAGCTCTCTACCGAGTTGTAATTTTACAGGAGCTGGACTACCTGTGAGTGCCTGGTGATCCGTGTTTGCCACCAAAAACTCTACACCGCTAAGCCCGCCTGTTATCATTGTCGAAACGGCGTTGCTGCCTGCTCCTCCAACACCAATGACTTTAATATTCGCACCCACGCTAGAACTTTCTTCGAGTTCAAACATACTTCCCCCTAAAGAATCTCATCAATCCAATCTTTTATTCTACTCATCCAAACTTGACCCGCAGGACGCCTTCGAGACTTCAACCACTCTCTTTCTTGTAGGCTCCCGTATGTAACCAATCCCAATGCTGTTGAAAATGAGGGGGCCCTAACAGCCTCAATCATTCCTCCAAATACATTTGGAGTCGCCTTTCTTATTGGCATATCAAATATGAATTCCCCGAGCTCTGTAACACCGTCTAACTGGCTTCCGCCGCCAGTGAGAACAATTCCTGAGCCAATAAGCTGAGAAAGACCACTCTTCTCAATCTCTTGTTTTACAAATTCAAACGTCTCTTCGATCCGCGGTTCAATCACTTCGCAGAGATTTCTTCGAAGCACAGCCCTTGACGGCCTGCCGCCCACGCCTTCAACTTCAATCGTCTCTTCACTATCTATTAAAGCAGCCAGAGCGCAGCCATATTTTTTCTTAAGATTTTCGGCACTGATCTGCGGAGTTCGCAAACCCATTGCAAGATCATTTGTTACATGGATTCCGCCCACGGGAACTGATGCGGTGTAAGCCAGATTTCCTTGGATATATATGACAAGATCTGTAGTTCCGCCGCCCATATCAATGAGTGCGGTCCCAAGTTTCTTTTCGTCGTCTTCCAAAACCGCCAAAGACGAAGCCAAAGGCTCTAGAACGGTTCCTATAACTTTTAGATTTGCTCGCTCGGCACATTTGATAATGTTTTGAAGAGCAGTTTTACCGCCGGTGACTATATGAACAGACGCTTCGAGCCTTACACCAGACATACCAACTGGGTCGAAAATACCATCTTGATCGTCGAGCTTGAAGTCCCGAGCTAAAGCATGCAAAACCTGTCTCTCTTGAGGAACAGCAACTGTTTTTGCGGCTTCAATGACCCGATCTACATCAGTTGCCGTAACATCTTGGCCACGAATTGCGATAATTCCTTTAGAGTCGAAAGACTTAAGATGCGAACCGGCCACGCCTACCCACACCTTTGATAGCTCAACACCTGCCATGAGCTCTGCTTCTTCTCTTGCTTTTTGAATGGCTTCTGTAGTCGCTTCAATGTTAACAACTACACCCTTTTTGAGAGCTTGGTTGGGCGCCGTTCCGACTCCCACAACGTCAATTCCGCTTTGGGTGAGATTTCCTATGACGACTGCGACTTTGGTCGAGCCAATGTCGAGTCCTGCCACGAGTTGATTTGATTCCACTTTCTTAAGCCCTCCGCTGGTGTCCGTCTTTTGGTGCGCAATCTCTTTGGCTTTACCCGCCTAGACTCAATTAGAGTTCAGACGGAGCACCCAGTCCATGGTGCTGTGTCAATCTTAGACTTTAGGCTATCGACGGTTACGCGGGCTGACAAGGACTTTCAATTCGTAGTTTGCATCGATGACGCGATCACTAATCTCGTGACGATCGAGATACTCAATGACTTCGTTCACTCGTTCAATCTTTGTCCTTATACTTTCTTTTCCGAAATGGATGCGATGGTTTCCACCAATTAGATGAAATAAAAGTTTGCCGCTCTTCTCAAGATCAATACTAGAAATAGATTTCTTGGAAAACCGTCCTTCTGGTGGAAGGTTTTCTAAAATTTCAATCGCAAGATTTCTAAGTTCCTTGTTATTAACTATCTTGGGGTTTCTAAATACAGGATAAGATGCGTATGAGCTCAATTTCTTGTAACCACTTAGGTAACCTTCTCTACCAACGACTCTAAATTCGCCTTTGTAATTCATAAATACCCCGGCAACCGCGCTGGTAGTGATTTTGATTCTAAGGCTTGCCGGGAACTGCCTATTAACTTGCGCACTTTCAATCCAAGGCTCTTTAACTAAATCTTTTTGAATCTCTTCTAGTGATACGTCCCATATCCAGCGATGACGTAGTTTATTTGTCGTCTCTTCAGTGATTCGCTGAAGTTCTGCGTTCCAGGGCCCGAGATCCTGCGAGGATCCAATCTCGACAAGTTCGATGCGAAACCAGCCATCTTGCACAGCGACAGTACTCGCTACTGCGATCGCGCTTAACATAAAAAGAAAAGCTACTCGTTGAATCCAAGATTTCACTTCGTTCTACGCCCCTCATACAAGTTTGAAGGCAATTTTAGTACCTGGGCATATTTAACTTAAACAGCAGCAGACGGAAGTCGAGTTCTAGAAACTACTAGTGCCCTTTGCCATTCATCCACACTACGGGGCAAACGAAATGGCAATAGTCCTTACCATTCTCCTAGATAAACGACTTCAGTCTTTAATCGAACTTTGGTTTTTTCTAAGACGACTCTTTTTACATGTTCAATGAGACTTGCGATATCTTCAGCGGTTGCATCTAGTTTGTTCACTATAAAATTGGCATGCTTGGCAGACACTTGAGCTCCACCGATGGCAAACCCTTTTAGTCCGCTACTCTCTATCAACTGGCCCGCCTTATACCCTTCGGGGTTAACGAAAACTGATCCACAGCTTGGCATATCTAAGGGCTGCTTCTTAAGCCTTGTAGCATTTGCCAGCTTCACTTTTTCTAAAATTCCCGCGTCCGGCGCTAAAGGCCAACTAATTCCCACGCGCAAAATGATCCCAGGCTCCCACCCTCTGCAGTGTCGGTAACTGATATCGAGATGATTCTTAGTCAGTCTCTCGACCCGTCCGTCGTCTCTCATCACGTCAATCCAGTTTACAAGTTCCATAAACTCCCGCGGCTTGAAACCTTCAGCGACTCCCGCGTTCATCACTACACCGCCGCCTACGTCACCCGGAAGACCCGCAAGGAAAAGCGCCGGCGCTAACTTGTGCTTAAGAAAAGCCTTCAGCAATTTACTTTTAGGGACACCACATTCGCACACCAGTACAAGTTGTTGTTCAACGTACTCCGCCACTTGGTTTAATTTAGTGAGATGTATCACCAATCCCCGAACGCCCTTGTCTGAAATGAGTACGTTCGTACCACCGCCAAGGACAGAATAAGAAATCTCGTTTTGTTTTGCCCAAAGCAAAGCTTCTCGCAGCTCGGCCTCTGAGGTGGGCTGTGCATAAAAATCGGCGCTCCCGCCAACTGACCATGAAGTAAAGGGTTTTAAGCTTACGCTCTTTTGAATCTTCACCAAGTTTTCCAAGTTAATAATTTAACAGCGCGGAAAGTCCCAACCCTATTATCCCGCTCTCTATCTGCTACTTTTTCAAATTCACTGAAGGAGTCGGATTTTCCCTACACTTTTAAAAACTCTCTTGAGACCTTCCAAATGTCGCCAGCTCCAAGAAACAATACCGTGTCATTCTGTTTTGCAATCTCCTTAGCTTCTCTAACCGCGAGGGATGAGTCAAAACTGAACACCACCTGGTCGACACTGTACTTGCCGCACTTTTGAATGGAATCAACCAATGCCTCAGACGTTATTCCCGCAATGAGCGGCTCCCCTGCTGAATAGATAGGCAGCACAAAGGTGCGATCCGCAAGAGTGAATGAATCTAAAAAATCCTGCCAACAAGTTTGTGTTCGACTGTAGCGATGCGGCTGAAAAACAACGATCAGCTTGCCACTACCCAAGTCTTCCTTGATGGCCGCAAGAGTTGCCCTAATTTCAGTAGGGTGATGCCCATAATCGTCGATCACTTTCACCCCATCTTTGATGCCCAACAGAGTCATCCTTCGATCGACGCCTCCAAATTTTGCAATTCCGTCTGCGCACTTTTGCCCATCGATTCCAAGTTCTCTACCTACAGCAATAGCAGCTAGCATATTGAGGGCGTTGTGTCGTCCTGGTATGGGCGCGGTTAACTGTGCAATTTTGCTTCCTTGAAACAGCACCTCAAAGCTTTTTGAAGAGCCGACGAGCTGGTAGTCGTTTTGCGCTTCGAAACCGTAATAAACAATTCGTTTACGAAAATCAGAATAGATTTCTCGTATCAACGGATCATCCCCGCATACAACTGCTAAGCCGTAGAAGGGCACCCGCTCGGCAAATTTCAAAAAAGCAGTTTTTAAGGCCTCAAACGATCCGTAGTGATCTAAGTGATCATTATCGACATTGGTAACGACAGCAATTTCAGGAGAAAGCTGCAAAAAACTGCCATCACTTTCATCAGCTTCAGCAACCAACCAGTCACCCTCGCCTAGCTTTGAGGTGCTTTTGATCAAGTCCAGCCTTCCACCAACGACCACTGTCGGGT is a genomic window containing:
- a CDS encoding cell division protein FtsZ, translated to MFELEESSSVGANIKVIGVGGAGSNAVSTMITGGLSGVEFLVANTDHQALTGSPAPVKLQLGRELTKGLGAGANPDIGRRAAVESYNDIVAVLEGADMVFVTAGMGGGTGTGGAPVVAKIARELGALTIGVVTKPFLFEGPRKRRHAEAGIQELKENVDTLIVIPNQKLLTISAEKTPFLETLKKANEVLLQAVQGISNLINIRGLINLDFADVRTVMASKGMALMGSGLSSGENRAIEAATNAISSPLLENISIDGATGVIINITGGLSMSLHEVNEAATLITDAAHEDAEIIFGAVIDEEMKDDIRVTVVATGFGFEEKENFKAPYVSSSTQFVTNNKTQQSQAPQMQQFPVGSAQSENIAPVAENASTSVVSASGVDNSVATPAEMQTSAQPQDTVAPGVVAPVEAATQASNLSSVEGGIMSQANEGKIIGEPATHLSPRNASINQEVNLESTNSESAKHKIASEPPHKEESPSVDLNAVNGAEVASEVTKENILPRELLLAKARAYREAQKERVSSVATHHPEQLTMNVESTTNQEGPLEAARRMARDVKAPFDPKSLEVPAYIRRQRDSEVEM
- the ftsA gene encoding cell division protein FtsA → MAHQKTDTSGGLKKVESNQLVAGLDIGSTKVAVVIGNLTQSGIDVVGVGTAPNQALKKGVVVNIEATTEAIQKAREEAELMAGVELSKVWVGVAGSHLKSFDSKGIIAIRGQDVTATDVDRVIEAAKTVAVPQERQVLHALARDFKLDDQDGIFDPVGMSGVRLEASVHIVTGGKTALQNIIKCAERANLKVIGTVLEPLASSLAVLEDDEKKLGTALIDMGGGTTDLVIYIQGNLAYTASVPVGGIHVTNDLAMGLRTPQISAENLKKKYGCALAALIDSEETIEVEGVGGRPSRAVLRRNLCEVIEPRIEETFEFVKQEIEKSGLSQLIGSGIVLTGGGSQLDGVTELGEFIFDMPIRKATPNVFGGMIEAVRAPSFSTALGLVTYGSLQEREWLKSRRRPAGQVWMSRIKDWIDEIL
- a CDS encoding UDP-N-acetylenolpyruvoylglucosamine reductase gives rise to the protein MINLENLVKIQKSVSLKPFTSWSVGGSADFYAQPTSEAELREALLWAKQNEISYSVLGGGTNVLISDKGVRGLVIHLTKLNQVAEYVEQQLVLVCECGVPKSKLLKAFLKHKLAPALFLAGLPGDVGGGVVMNAGVAEGFKPREFMELVNWIDVMRDDGRVERLTKNHLDISYRHCRGWEPGIILRVGISWPLAPDAGILEKVKLANATRLKKQPLDMPSCGSVFVNPEGYKAGQLIESSGLKGFAIGGAQVSAKHANFIVNKLDATAEDIASLIEHVKRVVLEKTKVRLKTEVVYLGEW
- a CDS encoding UDP-N-acetylmuramate--L-alanine ligase, which produces MHFVGIGGIGMSGLAELLHNMGVKVSGSDVSEGAQTARLREVGIPISIGHDRRNVKDADVVVFSSAVKFSNPELVDAKERGIPTIGRAEVLHEVMRLKRGIAVGGTHGKTTTTSLIATMMIQNDLDPTVVVGGRLDLIKSTSKLGEGDWLVAEADESDGSFLQLSPEIAVVTNVDNDHLDHYGSFEALKTAFLKFAERVPFYGLAVVCGDDPLIREIYSDFRKRIVYYGFEAQNDYQLVGSSKSFEVLFQGSKIAQLTAPIPGRHNALNMLAAIAVGRELGIDGQKCADGIAKFGGVDRRMTLLGIKDGVKVIDDYGHHPTEIRATLAAIKEDLGSGKLIVVFQPHRYSRTQTCWQDFLDSFTLADRTFVLPIYSAGEPLIAGITSEALVDSIQKCGKYSVDQVVFSFDSSLAVREAKEIAKQNDTVLFLGAGDIWKVSREFLKV